A stretch of Aureispira sp. CCB-E DNA encodes these proteins:
- the secA gene encoding preprotein translocase subunit SecA: MFGFLKKLFGDKYDRDIKTILPIVEKIKDEYAKLTSVSNDVLRNKTLEFKDRIAEHLKTIDSEIAAIQSDIDATEDVLKKQNLFAEIDTLKKERDEEIEVVLNEILPEAFAVVKETARRFAESESLEVSATDMDRELAAQQMGSPKPFVSIDGDKAIWKNSWMAAGNEVTWNMVHYDVQLIGGIVLHQGKIAEMATGEGKTLVSTLPAYLNGLAGEGVHLITVNDYLAKRDAEWMAPIHNFLQLTVDCIDKYRPHSPERKAAYRADITYGTNNEFGFDYLRDNMAHKPDEIVQRKFHFTMIDEVDSVLIDDARTPLIISGPTAQDNREELFTALKPAVQQLEAVQRKLVGELLREAKRLIAEGNTSPEEGGGGLALFRAYRGLPKHRALIKYLSEPGVMLIMQKTENFYMAEQSKHMPKADAPLYFVIEEKNRSVELTDNGRMLLGKGAGDDSLFVMDDIGTILSDIDKIEGLSQEEIVAKKDEALLAFQAKNERLHALRQLLKAYTLFHREDEYVVMNNEVKIVDEQTGRIMDGRRFSDGLHQALEAKESVKIEKTTQTYATITLQNFFRMYHKLAGMTGTAETEAQELWNIYKLDVVVIPTNRPIVRDDRNDLVYKTEREKINAIINDVVELTKKGQPVLVGTTSVQQSEMLSRLLQLRKIEHNVLNAKQHAREADVVAEAGKAGQVTIATNMAGRGTDIKISDEVKKAGGLAIIGTERHDSRRVDRQLRGRAGRQGDVGMSQFYVSLEDKLMRLFGSERISKLMDTMGHQEGEALQHKMITNAIERAQKRIEENNFGVRKRLLEYDDVMNIQRESIYKKRNNALYGERLAIDLNDMFDQVAVSLVTTHKVNNDYNAFAQDVIRYYGFETNITENEFRSETVLDKLMDKLYNQAARTYKAKFSDIAQRLMPIINRVYNDPNTNYQKIGIPFTDGTKGMEIGADLKAAISTNGKSLVNDIEKSITLGLIDNAWKEHLRDLDELKDQTQSASFEQKDPLVVYKIQASKLYELFLDRISKEITSFLFKGGIPIQESEDVHEAQEVEVDNENLQTNIEAQKEAEEMQRRAAQNANNATQTIEKVKTFKRDTEKIKRNDPCPCGSGKKYKQCHGKK, from the coding sequence ATGTTTGGTTTTTTAAAGAAACTATTTGGTGATAAATACGATCGTGATATTAAAACGATTCTACCCATTGTAGAAAAAATTAAGGATGAATATGCAAAATTAACATCCGTTTCCAACGATGTATTGCGCAACAAAACCCTTGAATTTAAAGATCGTATTGCCGAGCATCTAAAAACCATTGACAGTGAAATTGCAGCGATTCAATCGGATATTGATGCAACAGAAGATGTTCTGAAAAAACAAAATTTATTTGCTGAGATTGATACTCTAAAAAAAGAAAGAGACGAGGAAATAGAAGTTGTTTTGAATGAAATTCTACCAGAAGCATTTGCTGTGGTAAAAGAAACTGCTCGCCGTTTTGCCGAAAGTGAATCTTTAGAAGTCTCTGCCACCGATATGGACAGAGAATTGGCTGCTCAACAAATGGGTAGTCCCAAACCTTTTGTATCAATTGATGGAGACAAAGCAATTTGGAAAAACTCTTGGATGGCTGCTGGCAATGAAGTGACTTGGAATATGGTTCATTACGACGTTCAGTTGATTGGAGGGATCGTTTTGCACCAAGGAAAAATTGCAGAGATGGCTACAGGAGAGGGAAAAACATTGGTTTCGACTTTGCCTGCGTACTTGAATGGTTTGGCTGGCGAAGGGGTACATTTGATTACTGTAAATGATTACTTAGCCAAACGGGATGCAGAATGGATGGCTCCTATTCACAACTTCTTGCAACTGACAGTAGATTGTATCGATAAATACAGACCTCATTCTCCTGAACGTAAAGCGGCTTATCGTGCTGATATTACTTATGGTACTAACAATGAGTTTGGTTTTGACTACTTGCGTGATAATATGGCGCACAAACCCGATGAAATTGTACAGCGTAAGTTTCACTTTACAATGATTGATGAGGTTGACTCTGTTTTGATTGACGATGCTCGTACGCCTTTAATTATATCGGGTCCTACGGCTCAAGATAATCGTGAAGAGTTGTTTACTGCTCTAAAACCTGCTGTGCAACAACTAGAAGCAGTGCAACGCAAACTAGTTGGAGAATTATTGCGAGAAGCAAAACGATTGATCGCAGAAGGAAATACCAGCCCCGAAGAAGGTGGTGGCGGTTTGGCATTATTCCGTGCATACCGTGGATTGCCCAAACACCGTGCATTAATCAAATATTTGAGTGAGCCTGGGGTCATGCTAATCATGCAAAAAACAGAGAACTTCTACATGGCTGAGCAGTCTAAGCATATGCCAAAGGCGGATGCACCTCTGTATTTTGTTATTGAAGAAAAAAATAGATCGGTTGAGCTAACGGATAATGGTCGTATGCTCTTAGGTAAAGGTGCTGGCGATGATAGTCTTTTTGTGATGGATGACATTGGAACAATCCTTTCGGATATTGACAAAATCGAAGGATTAAGTCAAGAGGAGATTGTTGCTAAAAAAGATGAAGCTCTATTGGCTTTTCAAGCCAAAAATGAGCGTTTGCATGCCTTGCGTCAATTGCTAAAAGCCTATACCTTGTTTCATAGAGAGGATGAGTATGTTGTGATGAATAATGAGGTAAAAATTGTAGATGAGCAAACAGGACGTATCATGGATGGACGTCGTTTTTCTGATGGTTTGCACCAAGCACTAGAAGCAAAAGAGAGTGTTAAGATCGAAAAAACTACTCAAACTTATGCTACCATTACGCTTCAAAACTTCTTCCGTATGTACCATAAATTAGCAGGTATGACTGGTACAGCAGAAACCGAAGCACAAGAACTGTGGAATATCTATAAATTGGATGTAGTTGTTATTCCTACCAATCGTCCAATTGTTCGTGATGATAGAAATGATTTGGTCTACAAAACAGAACGAGAAAAAATTAATGCAATTATTAATGACGTTGTTGAATTGACCAAAAAAGGACAACCTGTGTTAGTGGGTACTACTTCTGTCCAACAATCGGAGATGTTAAGCCGTTTGCTCCAACTTCGCAAAATTGAGCACAATGTTTTGAATGCAAAACAACACGCTCGTGAGGCAGATGTTGTTGCTGAAGCAGGTAAAGCAGGGCAAGTAACTATTGCTACCAATATGGCTGGTCGTGGTACGGATATCAAGATTTCGGATGAAGTTAAAAAAGCAGGTGGTTTGGCAATCATTGGTACAGAACGCCATGATTCGAGACGTGTCGATAGACAGTTGCGTGGTCGTGCTGGTCGTCAAGGAGATGTCGGGATGTCTCAATTCTATGTTTCTTTAGAAGACAAACTAATGCGTTTATTTGGGTCTGAGCGTATCTCAAAATTGATGGACACAATGGGGCATCAAGAAGGAGAAGCATTGCAACACAAAATGATTACGAATGCCATTGAACGTGCTCAAAAACGTATTGAAGAAAATAACTTTGGAGTTCGTAAACGCTTGTTGGAATACGATGATGTTATGAACATTCAACGGGAATCTATTTACAAAAAGCGTAATAATGCCTTGTATGGAGAACGTTTGGCGATCGATCTAAACGATATGTTTGACCAAGTAGCTGTGTCTTTGGTAACTACTCACAAAGTCAACAACGATTATAATGCCTTTGCTCAAGATGTGATTCGTTATTATGGCTTTGAGACTAATATTACCGAAAATGAGTTTAGAAGCGAAACAGTACTAGACAAGTTAATGGATAAATTGTACAATCAAGCTGCAAGAACGTACAAAGCTAAATTTAGCGACATTGCTCAACGTCTAATGCCTATTATTAACCGCGTTTACAATGACCCCAATACCAACTACCAAAAAATTGGTATTCCTTTTACTGATGGTACCAAAGGAATGGAAATAGGGGCAGACTTAAAAGCAGCTATTAGCACAAATGGCAAATCCTTGGTTAATGATATCGAAAAATCAATTACTTTAGGCTTGATTGACAATGCATGGAAAGAGCATTTGCGTGATTTGGACGAATTAAAAGATCAAACTCAATCGGCTTCTTTTGAGCAAAAAGATCCTTTGGTTGTTTATAAAATTCAAGCTTCTAAACTTTATGAGTTGTTCTTGGATAGAATTAGCAAAGAAATCACTAGCTTCTTATTCAAAGGAGGTATTCCTATTCAAGAATCGGAAGATGTACACGAGGCTCAAGAGGTAGAAGTTGATAACGAAAATCTACAAACAAATATTGAGGCTCAAAAAGAAGCAGAGGAAATGCAACGTCGTGCTGCGCAAAATGCTAATAATGCAACACAAACAATTGAAAAAGTAAAAACATTCAAACGTGACACAGAAAAGATAAAACGTAATGATCCTTGTCCTTGTGGAAGTGGCAAGAAATACAAACAATGTCACGGCAAAAAATAA
- a CDS encoding PaaI family thioesterase — translation MKADYIQQLKENLGQKMGEYLPGLGAWLNGAVTAITEEGDVEIAFEVREDMLNPMGAIHGGAVAAIIDEILGFQLFLKSDKDAAYVSMTMNIDFLKGAKVGEVITGIPKVIRIGKRTANVRCILKNEKGQLIAQGVSNFMRVV, via the coding sequence ATGAAAGCTGATTACATCCAACAATTGAAAGAGAATCTTGGTCAAAAAATGGGCGAATACCTTCCTGGCTTAGGGGCTTGGTTAAATGGTGCCGTAACAGCAATCACAGAAGAAGGAGATGTAGAAATTGCATTCGAAGTTCGTGAAGATATGCTCAACCCTATGGGGGCAATCCACGGTGGTGCCGTCGCTGCAATCATTGATGAAATACTAGGTTTCCAATTGTTTCTAAAAAGTGATAAAGATGCTGCCTATGTCTCGATGACCATGAATATAGATTTTCTGAAAGGAGCTAAAGTGGGTGAAGTCATTACTGGCATTCCTAAGGTTATTAGAATAGGAAAACGCACCGCTAATGTTCGTTGTATTCTTAAAAATGAAAAAGGGCAACTAATTGCTCAAGGTGTTTCTAACTTTATGCGAGTCGTCTAA
- the bcp gene encoding thioredoxin-dependent thiol peroxidase produces MAVTLKEGDKAPDFKGLDQDGNTIQLSDFKGKNLILYFYPKDNTPGCTKEACNLRDNYTYWLEKGYAVVGVSPDTAASHQKFIEKFELPFPLIADTDKSVMEAYGTWGEKNMYGNIKMGVLRTTFIIDEEGNITKIFKRPKNDAHTEQITQGLEKLGKL; encoded by the coding sequence ATGGCAGTAACACTCAAAGAAGGCGATAAAGCGCCTGATTTCAAAGGACTAGACCAAGATGGCAACACCATCCAATTAAGTGATTTTAAAGGCAAAAACCTCATTCTTTATTTTTATCCAAAAGATAATACGCCTGGTTGCACCAAAGAAGCATGTAATCTTAGAGATAATTATACCTATTGGCTCGAAAAAGGATATGCAGTAGTAGGCGTAAGTCCTGATACAGCTGCATCGCACCAAAAATTTATAGAAAAATTTGAGTTACCTTTTCCGCTAATTGCCGATACGGACAAATCTGTTATGGAAGCCTATGGCACATGGGGCGAAAAAAACATGTATGGAAATATCAAAATGGGAGTTCTAAGAACTACTTTTATTATTGATGAAGAGGGGAACATTACTAAAATTTTTAAACGCCCTAAAAATGATGCTCATACAGAACAAATTACACAGGGATTAGAAAAATTAGGTAAACTATAA
- a CDS encoding 2Fe-2S iron-sulfur cluster-binding protein, translating into MDNMIKVTVIDRENNKHELEAPTDMNMNMMEFCKAAELPVEGTCGGMALCASCHMYVESDHDLSDPSEDEEDMLDQAFFVEDNSRLGCQIHLHDDLDGLIVRLAPVSE; encoded by the coding sequence ATGGACAACATGATTAAAGTGACGGTAATTGACCGTGAAAACAACAAACACGAATTGGAAGCTCCTACAGATATGAATATGAATATGATGGAGTTTTGTAAAGCTGCTGAATTGCCTGTTGAGGGTACATGTGGAGGAATGGCGCTTTGTGCAAGTTGCCACATGTATGTTGAAAGTGACCACGACTTATCTGACCCATCAGAAGATGAAGAAGATATGCTAGATCAAGCTTTTTTTGTAGAAGATAACAGCCGTTTGGGTTGTCAAATTCATTTACACGATGATTTAGATGGTTTAATTGTTCGTTTGGCTCCTGTTAGCGAATAA
- a CDS encoding TrmH family RNA methyltransferase: MNVLLFAPEYRPNLSSMIRSAEFYGLDKVYIYDKNNLLLPPTHSKKARADMAHMAKVWTAGAIDHIEIIKIETIDSFLLDYEGRKIATLVDEKAQHLNNVQFESNDLLIFGSEKEGLPTDVLPLIDQSIYIPALGHTPCLNVAVTFGIVLHQALRTIQ, translated from the coding sequence ATGAATGTCTTACTCTTTGCGCCAGAATACCGCCCAAACCTTTCCTCTATGATTCGAAGCGCCGAATTTTATGGGCTTGATAAGGTTTATATTTACGATAAAAACAACTTGCTTTTGCCCCCAACACATAGCAAAAAAGCAAGGGCAGATATGGCCCATATGGCAAAGGTATGGACAGCTGGTGCAATTGATCATATTGAAATTATCAAGATAGAAACGATTGACTCGTTTTTATTAGATTATGAGGGCAGAAAAATTGCAACGCTTGTTGACGAAAAAGCACAGCACTTAAACAACGTTCAGTTCGAATCAAACGATTTGCTTATTTTCGGAAGCGAGAAAGAAGGTTTGCCAACAGATGTATTGCCTTTGATTGACCAAAGTATTTACATTCCAGCACTAGGTCATACTCCTTGTTTGAATGTTGCGGTTACCTTTGGTATTGTTTTGCATCAAGCCCTAAGAACAATTCAATGA